In one window of uncultured Draconibacterium sp. DNA:
- a CDS encoding histidine kinase has translation MKARIKTIVSNPHLQSALVGILVILLVYFSWDEPIKRFNVKVDPFEKYTTEEVLWFIDDFDGDGNSERIRCFKAMDAESIDLVSYDNNGNLLDHYHYEGSDWNYTLVPEIYDINEDGIKELLYFSVLNDSIFFNAINLHSFELSIDHHYFNTFERKRDNYAYASEFLNFGDFNNDGTNELFFVFDAGFGLYPRGVFKIEFPSLKISASPTDHMLVIDINFVDLFNDGTPEILCSTSAPDNSIDLNKLSDTCSYITVLDYNLKPLFDPIPMQGRYSSIKCIPNTNDSTFFACYYCRSNSTVPLRLMMLDYEGQLITEKKWKNISNPENLQVDLNIINKIPYLIIKDISRIRLDKGINPLPADLNPRKENPLLGIPIPYDFSGDGSSELLFCNMKYQAIIYDEETKDKVEFEFPFPLKYGLKIYPFYENGKITKHVITTVGGFIFLEYSRNEMYFLLYLIYIFLFISVSGLIRLMFYFQKTSIERKCNTEKQLTELQFNSVKNQLNPHFLFNVLNSVALMINENKSDEAYDFLSLNSRMIQRMMNDAKEVKRSLKNEIQFTKDYVSVQEHRFKDRFKAVFEIAPDVNLDFQVPKMCIHTYVENAIKHGFRNTKDGGRLRISVESVSHGISITIEDNGMGRKAASVYKTNSGNGVNIMNEFYQLFEKYHGYKIDFAIENIHPFGTIVKLLVIVP, from the coding sequence GTGAAAGCCAGAATAAAAACCATAGTTTCCAATCCACATCTGCAATCAGCTCTAGTGGGAATACTGGTAATCCTTTTGGTTTATTTTAGTTGGGATGAACCTATAAAAAGGTTTAACGTAAAGGTTGATCCTTTTGAAAAGTATACAACAGAGGAAGTATTATGGTTTATTGATGACTTTGACGGTGACGGGAATAGCGAAAGAATCAGGTGTTTTAAGGCTATGGATGCAGAGTCGATAGATCTGGTTTCATACGATAATAATGGCAATTTGTTAGATCATTACCATTATGAAGGTTCAGATTGGAATTACACCTTGGTTCCTGAGATATATGACATTAACGAAGATGGGATAAAAGAACTATTATATTTTTCTGTTCTGAATGATTCAATCTTCTTTAATGCTATCAATTTACACTCATTCGAGTTATCTATCGATCATCACTATTTCAACACCTTTGAGCGTAAGAGAGACAACTACGCATACGCTTCAGAGTTCCTTAACTTCGGAGACTTTAACAATGACGGTACTAATGAACTGTTTTTTGTCTTCGACGCCGGATTTGGGTTGTATCCCCGTGGGGTTTTCAAGATTGAATTCCCATCTTTAAAAATATCAGCCTCCCCCACAGATCACATGTTAGTTATAGATATAAATTTTGTCGATTTGTTCAATGATGGTACTCCTGAAATACTATGTTCAACCTCCGCTCCTGATAATTCAATCGATTTGAATAAATTGTCAGATACATGCAGTTATATAACCGTTCTGGACTATAACCTAAAACCTTTATTTGATCCTATTCCAATGCAAGGCAGGTATTCTTCAATCAAGTGTATTCCGAACACTAATGATTCTACTTTCTTCGCCTGTTATTATTGTCGCTCCAACAGTACTGTGCCACTGCGACTTATGATGCTAGATTATGAAGGTCAATTAATAACAGAAAAGAAGTGGAAAAACATATCTAATCCAGAGAATCTACAAGTTGACCTAAATATTATTAATAAAATACCGTATCTAATTATTAAAGACATTAGTCGAATCCGTTTAGATAAAGGTATAAACCCATTACCAGCCGATCTCAATCCAAGAAAAGAAAATCCTCTTCTTGGTATTCCAATTCCCTATGATTTTAGTGGAGACGGATCGTCAGAGTTACTTTTCTGTAATATGAAATACCAAGCAATAATCTATGATGAGGAAACCAAGGATAAAGTTGAATTTGAATTTCCCTTTCCATTAAAATATGGTCTAAAAATCTACCCGTTTTATGAAAATGGAAAAATAACTAAACATGTAATTACTACTGTTGGTGGATTTATATTTCTAGAATATTCCAGAAATGAAATGTATTTCCTTCTATACTTGATCTATATATTTCTTTTCATTTCCGTTTCGGGTCTGATAAGACTAATGTTTTATTTTCAAAAAACAAGTATTGAACGAAAATGTAATACCGAAAAACAATTAACTGAGCTTCAGTTTAATTCGGTGAAAAACCAGTTGAATCCACATTTTTTGTTTAATGTGTTGAATTCTGTGGCTTTGATGATTAACGAAAATAAATCTGATGAAGCGTACGACTTTTTATCACTTAATTCGCGTATGATACAGAGGATGATGAATGATGCTAAAGAGGTGAAACGCTCTTTGAAAAATGAGATTCAATTTACTAAGGACTACGTGAGTGTTCAAGAACATCGTTTTAAAGATCGCTTTAAAGCAGTATTTGAGATTGCCCCGGATGTGAATCTTGATTTTCAGGTGCCTAAAATGTGTATCCATACCTATGTTGAGAACGCCATAAAACATGGATTTCGCAACACTAAGGATGGTGGTCGTCTTAGAATCAGCGTTGAATCTGTTTCTCATGGTATATCAATCACTATAGAAGATAATGGCATGGGACGAAAAGCAGCTTCCGTATATAAAACCAACTCAGGAAATGGAGTTAATATTATGAATGAGTTCTACCAGTTATTTGAAAAATACCATGGATATAAAATTGATTTTGCCATTGAGAATATTCATCCTTTTGGGACGATAGTGAAACTGTTAGTTATAGTTCCATAA
- a CDS encoding DNA-directed RNA polymerase subunit alpha, translated as MAILAFQKPDKVIMLESDDKFGQFEFRPLEPGYGITIGNALRRILLSSLEGYAITTVKIEGVDHEFSTIKGVIEDVTDIILNLKQVRFKNEVEDFDSEKVSISISGQEEFTAGDINKFMTGFRVLNPELVICRMESDVKIQMELNISKGRGYVPAVENKPVEEEFGVIPIDSIYTPIKKVKYAVENYRVEQKTDYEKLVLDIATDGSVHPKDALKEAAKILIYHFMLFSDEKITLDTDEKFANEEFDEEVLHMRQLLKTKLVDMDLSVRALNCLKAADVDTLGDLVTYNRNDLLKFRNFGKKSLTELDDLLDNMGLNFGMDISKYKLDKE; from the coding sequence ATGGCAATATTAGCATTCCAAAAGCCTGACAAGGTAATAATGTTAGAATCCGATGACAAGTTCGGACAATTCGAGTTTCGTCCCCTGGAACCGGGATACGGTATTACAATTGGTAATGCACTTCGTCGTATTCTGTTATCGTCGTTGGAAGGCTATGCAATTACAACTGTTAAAATTGAAGGTGTTGACCATGAGTTTTCTACGATTAAAGGAGTTATTGAAGATGTAACTGATATTATCCTTAATCTGAAGCAAGTTCGTTTTAAAAACGAGGTGGAAGATTTTGACAGCGAAAAGGTATCTATTTCAATCAGCGGCCAGGAAGAATTTACTGCAGGCGACATTAACAAATTTATGACCGGTTTCAGAGTACTGAATCCAGAGTTGGTAATTTGTAGAATGGAGTCGGACGTAAAAATTCAGATGGAGTTGAACATCAGCAAAGGACGTGGTTACGTTCCTGCTGTTGAAAACAAGCCGGTTGAAGAAGAATTTGGTGTAATTCCGATCGACTCGATCTACACACCAATTAAAAAGGTAAAATACGCTGTTGAAAACTATCGTGTTGAGCAAAAAACCGACTACGAAAAATTAGTTCTGGATATTGCTACCGATGGTTCTGTTCACCCAAAAGATGCATTAAAAGAAGCAGCTAAAATTCTGATTTATCACTTCATGCTATTCTCAGACGAAAAGATCACTCTTGATACGGATGAGAAATTTGCAAACGAAGAGTTTGACGAAGAAGTACTGCACATGCGTCAGTTGTTGAAAACTAAACTGGTTGATATGGATCTTTCGGTTCGTGCTTTGAATTGTTTGAAAGCTGCGGATGTAGATACATTAGGAGACCTGGTTACCTACAACAGAAACGACCTGCTGAAATTCAGAAACTTTGGTAAAAAATCGTTAACCGAATTGGATGACCTTTTAGATAACATGGGACTGAATTTTGGAATGGATATTTCCAAGTATAAACTTGATAAGGAGTAA
- the rpsD gene encoding 30S ribosomal protein S4: MARYRGPKSKIARKFGEPIFGPDKVFEHKNYPPGMHGLSSKRRKTSEYGQQLKEKQKAKYTYGVLERQFRTLFKKAQAAKGVTGEVLLQLLESRLDNVVFRMGIAKTRAAARQFVSHKHITVNGKLVNIPSYTVKSGDVIGVREKSKSLEEITGSLQSRRSSQYEWLEWDGQEMAGKFLNIPEREEIPENIKEQLIVELYSK; the protein is encoded by the coding sequence ATGGCAAGATATAGAGGACCAAAATCAAAAATCGCTCGTAAATTCGGAGAACCTATCTTCGGACCGGATAAAGTTTTTGAACACAAAAACTACCCTCCGGGGATGCACGGTTTATCTTCTAAAAGAAGAAAAACTTCGGAATACGGGCAGCAGTTAAAAGAGAAACAAAAGGCAAAATATACTTACGGTGTATTAGAAAGACAATTCCGCACACTTTTCAAAAAAGCGCAAGCTGCTAAAGGTGTAACCGGTGAAGTATTACTTCAGTTGTTAGAGTCTCGTCTCGACAACGTAGTATTCCGTATGGGTATTGCTAAAACTCGTGCCGCGGCACGTCAGTTTGTATCACACAAACATATTACTGTTAACGGAAAATTAGTAAATATTCCATCGTACACGGTTAAATCTGGCGACGTTATTGGCGTTCGCGAGAAATCAAAATCGCTGGAAGAAATTACTGGCTCATTGCAATCGCGCAGAAGCTCACAGTACGAATGGTTAGAATGGGACGGTCAAGAAATGGCTGGTAAATTTCTGAACATTCCGGAACGTGAAGAGATTCCAGAAAACATCAAAGAGCAACTAATCGTAGAGTTGTATTCAAAATAA
- the rpsK gene encoding 30S ribosomal protein S11 codes for MAKKTGSSRKRTVVVEANGMAHIHSSFNNIIITLTNMNGEVISWSSAGKKGFRGSKKNTPYAAQVASEECAKTAYDLGLRKVKVYVKGPGNGRESAIRAMATIGIQVTEIVDVTPLPHNGCRPPKRRRV; via the coding sequence ATGGCAAAAAAAACAGGATCAAGTAGAAAGAGAACTGTGGTTGTTGAAGCCAATGGTATGGCTCACATCCATTCGTCTTTCAACAATATTATCATTACGCTGACAAATATGAACGGAGAGGTAATCTCTTGGTCGTCAGCTGGGAAAAAAGGATTCCGTGGTTCTAAAAAGAATACTCCTTATGCGGCTCAGGTAGCTTCAGAAGAGTGTGCTAAAACTGCTTATGACCTTGGACTACGTAAAGTTAAGGTATATGTTAAAGGACCTGGTAACGGTCGTGAATCAGCAATCAGAGCAATGGCTACTATTGGTATCCAGGTTACTGAAATTGTAGATGTAACACCGCTTCCGCACAACGGTTGCAGGCCACCTAAAAGACGTAGAGTTTAA
- the rpsM gene encoding 30S ribosomal protein S13, with amino-acid sequence MARIVGVDIPSNKRGEVALTYIYGIGRSRAITILEKAGVDTNLKVQDWKDEDLAAVREVIGDNFKVEGELRSEVQMNIKRLMDIGCYRGIRHRIGLPVRGQSTKNNARTRKGKRKTVANKKMATK; translated from the coding sequence ATGGCACGTATAGTAGGTGTTGATATTCCAAGTAATAAAAGAGGTGAGGTTGCTCTTACCTATATTTATGGTATTGGCCGCAGCAGAGCCATCACAATCCTTGAAAAAGCAGGTGTAGACACTAACCTGAAAGTACAGGATTGGAAGGACGAAGATTTAGCAGCTGTACGTGAAGTTATCGGTGATAACTTCAAGGTAGAGGGTGAGCTAAGATCTGAAGTTCAGATGAACATTAAGCGTTTAATGGATATTGGTTGTTACCGTGGTATCCGTCACCGTATCGGTTTACCGGTTCGTGGACAGAGCACAAAAAACAACGCACGTACCCGTAAAGGTAAACGTAAAACTGTTGCGAATAAAAAAATGGCCACTAAATAA
- the rpmJ gene encoding 50S ribosomal protein L36 encodes MKTRVSVKKRSEDCKIIRRKGRLYVINKKNPKFKQRQG; translated from the coding sequence ATGAAAACTCGTGTTTCAGTTAAAAAACGTAGCGAAGACTGCAAAATTATTCGCAGAAAAGGACGTTTGTATGTGATTAATAAAAAGAACCCTAAGTTTAAACAACGTCAGGGGTAA
- the infA gene encoding translation initiation factor IF-1, whose protein sequence is MAKQPSIEQDGTIIEALSNAMFRVELENGHVITGHISGKMRMHYIKILPGDKVKVEMSPYDLTKGRITFRYKN, encoded by the coding sequence ATGGCAAAACAACCTTCCATAGAACAAGATGGAACAATTATAGAAGCATTATCAAACGCAATGTTTAGGGTTGAACTGGAAAATGGTCATGTTATAACAGGACACATCTCCGGGAAGATGAGAATGCATTATATTAAAATTTTGCCAGGGGATAAAGTTAAGGTCGAAATGTCTCCTTACGATTTAACTAAAGGTAGAATTACGTTTAGGTACAAAAACTAA
- the secY gene encoding preprotein translocase subunit SecY: MKRFIETLKNIYKIEDLRFRIGTTMFFLLIYRLGSFVSLPGIDPAQLQNLQNQTSDGLLGLINMFSGGAFAQASVFALGIMPYISASIVIQLMGIAVPYFQRLQKEGESGRRKINQITRYLTVLILIPQASAYLTNLHMQLPDSAFAMQGIWFNAPSIVILTAGSMFVLWLGERITDKGIGNGISLIIMIGIIARLPMAVVQEFGSRINGGGLVMFLVEFVILFIVFMASIALVQGTRRIPVQYAKRIVGNKQYGGVRQYIPLKVNAAGVMPIIFAQAIMMVPITIVGVANSENLRGVAAALSNITGLWYNLTQFLLVVAFTYFYTAITINPTQMAEDMKKNGGFIPGVKPGKKTVEFLDTVMSRITLPGSIFLGLVTIMPAFAMMIGISQSFALFYGGTSLLILVGVVLDTLQQIESHLLMRHYDGLMQSGRIKGRPGLGGM; the protein is encoded by the coding sequence ATGAAACGATTTATTGAGACCCTAAAGAATATTTATAAGATTGAAGATCTAAGGTTCAGAATTGGAACAACAATGTTTTTCCTGTTAATTTACAGGTTAGGATCGTTTGTTTCGCTTCCGGGAATTGATCCGGCACAGTTACAAAACCTGCAAAATCAGACTTCTGACGGATTGCTGGGATTGATTAACATGTTTTCGGGTGGTGCGTTTGCACAGGCTTCTGTCTTTGCTTTAGGAATCATGCCGTATATTTCTGCCTCAATTGTTATCCAGTTAATGGGTATCGCAGTTCCCTATTTCCAGAGGTTGCAGAAAGAGGGAGAGTCAGGAAGAAGGAAAATAAATCAGATTACACGTTATTTAACCGTGTTAATTCTGATTCCGCAGGCATCGGCATATCTCACTAATCTACACATGCAATTACCCGATTCGGCTTTCGCAATGCAAGGAATATGGTTTAACGCCCCTTCCATTGTGATTTTAACAGCAGGATCGATGTTTGTGTTATGGTTAGGAGAGCGAATTACCGATAAAGGAATTGGTAATGGTATCTCCTTAATCATTATGATTGGTATTATTGCCCGTTTACCAATGGCCGTGGTTCAGGAATTTGGATCGCGAATCAATGGTGGAGGTTTAGTAATGTTCCTGGTAGAGTTTGTTATCCTGTTTATCGTATTCATGGCATCAATTGCCTTAGTACAGGGAACCCGTAGGATTCCGGTACAATATGCGAAACGAATTGTTGGTAACAAACAATATGGCGGAGTACGTCAGTACATCCCTCTGAAAGTTAATGCTGCAGGTGTAATGCCAATCATTTTTGCGCAAGCAATTATGATGGTGCCTATTACGATTGTTGGTGTTGCTAATTCTGAAAATCTGCGTGGTGTGGCGGCTGCCTTATCAAACATCACAGGTCTTTGGTATAATTTAACACAATTTTTATTAGTGGTAGCTTTTACGTATTTTTACACCGCTATTACTATTAACCCAACCCAAATGGCAGAAGATATGAAGAAAAACGGTGGTTTTATTCCGGGTGTTAAGCCAGGAAAGAAAACTGTTGAATTTCTTGATACTGTTATGTCTCGTATAACATTACCTGGTTCTATTTTCTTAGGATTAGTGACTATTATGCCGGCATTTGCCATGATGATTGGAATCAGCCAGTCGTTTGCCCTGTTTTACGGTGGTACATCGCTGCTAATTCTTGTTGGTGTTGTGTTAGATACATTACAGCAGATTGAAAGTCACCTGTTGATGCGCCATTACGACGGTTTGATGCAATCAGGCCGAATTAAAGGTCGTCCGGGACTTGGAGGAATGTAA
- the rplO gene encoding 50S ribosomal protein L15, with protein sequence MNLSNLQPAEGSTKTTKRIGRGQGSGRGGTSTRGHKGQKSRSGYSRKIGFEGGQMPLQRVVPKMGFKNINRVEYKAINLDVLENLATKKNLTVIDKESLVNAGIASKNDKIKILGGGTLTKKLEVKAAAFSKSAKEAIEKLEGTTEIA encoded by the coding sequence ATGAATTTAAGTAACTTACAACCTGCAGAAGGATCGACTAAAACTACAAAACGAATTGGTCGTGGTCAGGGCTCAGGCCGTGGCGGCACATCAACTCGTGGTCACAAAGGTCAAAAGTCGCGTTCAGGTTACTCAAGAAAAATCGGTTTCGAAGGTGGTCAAATGCCTTTGCAACGTGTAGTTCCAAAAATGGGATTTAAAAACATCAATCGTGTTGAATACAAAGCAATCAACCTTGATGTACTTGAGAACCTTGCAACTAAAAAGAACCTGACTGTAATTGACAAAGAATCCTTGGTTAACGCAGGCATCGCGTCGAAAAACGACAAGATCAAAATTCTTGGCGGAGGTACTTTAACTAAAAAATTAGAAGTTAAAGCCGCTGCATTTTCAAAAAGCGCGAAAGAAGCAATAGAAAAATTAGAAGGAACAACCGAAATAGCTTAA
- the rpmD gene encoding 50S ribosomal protein L30 has protein sequence MAKLKITQVKSGIGSTKRQKATLESLGLKKLNQTVVHEATPQIVGMANKLRHLLNIEEVK, from the coding sequence ATGGCTAAATTAAAAATAACACAAGTAAAAAGTGGTATCGGTTCAACAAAACGACAAAAAGCAACATTGGAGTCGTTAGGTTTGAAAAAATTGAACCAAACTGTTGTTCACGAAGCTACTCCTCAAATTGTTGGTATGGCTAACAAATTGAGACATTTACTGAATATTGAAGAAGTTAAGTAA
- the rpsE gene encoding 30S ribosomal protein S5, with protein MAKVSNKVKTSDLELKDRLVAINRVTKVTKGGRTFSFSAIVIVGNEDGIVGWGLGKASEVTTAISKGVDAAKKNLVKIPVINGTIPHEQIAKFGGANVLLKPASSGTGLKAGGAMRAVLESAGIHDVLAKSKGSSNPHNLVKATMTALTELRDAYMVAEHRGVSVEKVFKG; from the coding sequence ATGGCGAAAGTAAGTAATAAAGTAAAAACGAGCGACCTGGAGTTAAAAGACAGGTTGGTAGCCATTAACCGTGTAACCAAAGTAACAAAAGGTGGACGTACATTTAGTTTTTCTGCCATTGTTATCGTTGGAAACGAGGATGGAATTGTAGGTTGGGGCCTTGGAAAAGCAAGTGAAGTTACTACTGCAATTTCAAAAGGTGTTGACGCAGCTAAAAAGAACCTGGTAAAAATTCCGGTAATTAACGGAACTATACCTCACGAACAAATCGCTAAATTCGGTGGTGCAAACGTCCTGTTAAAACCTGCTTCGTCGGGTACCGGTCTTAAGGCTGGTGGTGCGATGCGTGCAGTACTGGAAAGTGCCGGTATTCACGACGTTTTGGCTAAGTCAAAAGGATCGTCAAACCCACACAACCTGGTAAAAGCTACAATGACAGCTTTGACAGAGTTAAGGGATGCATATATGGTAGCAGAACACAGAGGTGTATCAGTTGAAAAAGTTTTTAAAGGATAA
- the rplR gene encoding 50S ribosomal protein L18 produces MALTKVQRRARIKSRVRTVVSGTAERPRLNVYRSNKQIYVQVIDDAQGTTLLAVSSSDKGIAEASGTKTEKAAMVGKAIAEKALAAGITEVVFDRGGNLYHGRVKQLADAAREGGLKF; encoded by the coding sequence ATGGCATTAACAAAAGTTCAAAGGCGAGCAAGAATAAAAAGTCGCGTACGCACAGTTGTTTCCGGCACAGCAGAACGTCCAAGATTAAATGTTTACAGAAGTAACAAACAAATCTACGTTCAGGTTATCGACGATGCACAAGGAACAACTTTATTGGCAGTATCATCTTCAGATAAAGGTATCGCTGAAGCAAGCGGAACAAAAACTGAAAAAGCTGCAATGGTTGGTAAAGCAATTGCTGAGAAAGCTCTGGCAGCCGGAATTACTGAAGTTGTATTCGACAGAGGTGGTAATTTATACCACGGTAGAGTAAAACAATTAGCTGACGCTGCCCGTGAAGGTGGCCTTAAATTCTAA